The genome window GTAGCTAATCTGCCGATCAGCCCCCATGCCATTGAAAAACCCCCATTTGCCATCCTGCTCCAACAACCCAATTACCTGCTCGCTGAAGAACTCCCGAAAATCAGCATACGACTCAGCAAAGGTGTCGTAGTAGATCGCATCAAAGGTCTCGCCCTGCGCTACGAGCGCAGGCAGGATATCCTGCCAGCGACCCTCATGGATCACCACGCCGGGCTTTTCGTGCCAGCCTTTCCGCTTCATCTCCGCCACGACGTCCGGGTGCGCTTCGACGATGTGGTGCGCGGCCGGCGACTGCTCCTGGATGAAGCCGTCGACGATGCCCATGCCGTGGCCGATGTTCATGACGCGCAGCCCTGTAGTGGGGAGCAGCTTCTTGGCGGATCGGGACATGATCTCCGTCTCCCAGGCCATCATCACGCCGTTCTGGTCCTGGTCGAGCAGTCGGTCGTTTGTGAAGGTGAGGTTCGAATCAAGGTAGCGCGAGCTTGTGACGTCTGGTCCTGGTCCTTCTGTGCTTGCCTCGGCGGCGCTGGCGTCGGCCGCGGTCGTCTCGACTAATTCCGGAGCCCCATCCTgatcctcttctgcagcgGGTTCGTTGGCGGCGTCCTCGCCTTGTCCCGTTTCttgatcgtcctcgtcatcagagAGCGGCTCGTACCCATCCAACCGGTTGAGAAGGAGCTCTGCCCGCACACCCGCATCCACAATCATCTCATACAGCTCGGTTAGCCCCAACCGCCGCGCGATACACCCTGGCGTCTCGTCATTCAGATCGAGGTCATTCCAGATCGCGCCCTCCTGCAGTAGGTACTTGACTGTCTCCGCGGCGGATTGCACGAGACTCTTCTGCTCTGTGCTAGCGCTGCTCGTCTCTCCATTGACGCCATTGGTCTCTGTTTGCGCCTCGTCGGGCTCGCAAGCTGCGATCGCTGCGTGGAGAGGCGAGAAACCTGTCTCGGGGTCCTTCACGTTGGCAGGGTTGCCGTCTTTGTCGTTGGAGCG of Aspergillus fumigatus Af293 chromosome 2, whole genome shotgun sequence contains these proteins:
- the rmt2 gene encoding protein-arginine N5-methyltransferase, with product MADPLADFGSNVDLTVQEILLAASQHDVPKLRRLIRSNDKDGNPANVKDPETGFSPLHAAIAACEPDEAQTETNGVNGETSSASTEQKSLVQSAAETVKYLLQEGAIWNDLDLNDETPGCIARRLGLTELYEMIVDAGVRAELLLNRLDGYEPLSDDEDDQETGQGEDAANEPAAEEDQDGAPELVETTAADASAAEASTEGPGPDVTSSRYLDSNLTFTNDRLLDQDQNGVMMAWETEIMSRSAKKLLPTTGLRVMNIGHGMGIVDGFIQEQSPAAHHIVEAHPDVVAEMKRKGWHEKPGVVIHEGRWQDILPALVAQGETFDAIYYDTFAESYADFREFFSEQVIGLLEQDGKWGFFNGMGADRQISYDVYQKVVEMDLFEAGFDVEWEEIKVPKLEGEWTGVRRPYWVVDNYRLPLCKFMD